CGCCCTATCTTGACATGAGAGTGTTTTCGGATCATGCCATCTGTGGGTAGTAGCtaggaagaaaaaagtagaaacgTAAGCATGAAACAAAGGAAGCCCAGTTAGAAACATAGGCAGAGCAGGCAAACAAACACATGTTCACACTGAACAAGACTCAACTTCCTAAAAAGAATACATCACCAACTCGCACACTGCTATTCTGGCCACTCTAAAAATATTTAGGAAGATGTACTGAAGCAGATGTTCTCAAGAGGCAAAGATACAATTTAAGTAGTTATAAAATGTCTACTGAATGCACTATGCTGTATAACAAAGGACTTGGATGTAGGTGCAacatacattttctaaaattaaaaacagttaaGTCCTCAAAGTTGTCACTGTCATCGATAGATTCTTAGAAACAGAACCTATTTTAAAGTTTCACTTTAAGTGAAACAACATATAACAAAACTAATTTTGCCACAGGCTAACTGATATAAACAAGAATTAGGTTCCTGCAGCATTTTTGGTCACAAAAAAagatcaccaaacttctaaataaagatccaaagattcttttttttaagagggagtctcgctctgttgcccaggctggagtgcagtggcgagatctcgactaactgcaacctctccgtcccaggctcaagagattctggagtagctgggattacagacacccgccaccacacctggctaattttttttttgcatttttagtagagagggggtttcaccatgtggccaggctggtctcacactcctgatctcaagtgatctgcctgcctcggcctcccaaagcactgggattacaggtgtgagccacagcacctggccaaaaaacCCAGTCACTTCTAATATTCAACATCAAAATACATGTGAGCTATACATAcacttaagaaagattaataaaaacaaggtaAGATATTTACCCAATTTctggtgaatcagtgagtgatgGCAATTGTAAGAGTGGTGGGCTAAACcaaggaataaatgtttgcaaaggGAAAACTGTAAGCAGCACCTCCTACCACCACACAGTTCAAAAATAATCACGAATGTGGCTGGTTTGCTGACTGCATTTGTATGGTTATCATAAActttatgaatttttcttttacaatattttatattcattcattctatcaTTTTCCAACCTGCTTATTCAAGTTTAGGATCATGGGCAGCCGGAGCCCATCCCACAACCCAGGGAACAAGACAAGAACCAGCCCTGAAGAGGACACCATTCCGTTATAGGATgcactcacacacccacactcattcAGACTGGAACCACTGAGACGTTCCAAGTAACCTGACAGGTGCAGCTTTGGAATGTGGGAAGAAACTGAAGTACCAGAGAAAACCCATGTAGACGTTAAAGGGAAAGTGCAAACTCCACAAAGACAGTGGCCCCAGCTGGgaatcatttctatttttcatcAATATTAATGAAATGACATTACTTGAGAACCTGCAGCATCCCTAAATGCACAGATGTTCCTATATTCTAAATGCTCTGATTGAAAATAGAaacatgggccaggcgcggtggctcacgcctgtaatcccagcactttgggaggccgaggtgggcagatcatgaggtcaggagtttaagaccagcctaatgaacatggtgaaaccccatctctactaaaatacaaaaaaattagctgcggcgtgtgcctgtaatcccagctacttgggaggctgaggcaggagaagtgcttgaactcgggggatgaaggttgcagtgagctgagattgcaccattgcattccagcctgggcaacagagcgagactccacctcaaaaaaaaaaagaaagaaaaaagaaaatagaaacgtGCTTAAACACATAcatgtattcacacacacactctaagACTCCTCCCTACCTATCCCTGTCCCAGGAAAACAGCCCCCAGCCTCAGCACTGTCCAACCAGACATTCCCCCTCTCCTGTCTGCTGCTCCACCCCTCCAGATGGCTCACTCACCACCAGGGTACTCAGGCCCTCCCAAAGTAGTAGCCCCTGCATCACTCCCCTCTTCCTTAACCATCGCAAGGCCTAATCTTAGAGGGATCCACGCCCACCTTGGCACCATACCTCTCCAGTTAGCAGCTTCAGAAGAGTTGACTTCCCTGCTCCATTGGGCCCTACCAGAGCCACTCGTGTGTCAAGGTCAATTCCAAATTCTAGATTATTGTAgatgcaaggctgaggtggggatgAGAGAGATGTGGACACAAGGCTAGAATACAGATCTGCTATGACCAGCAGACCAAGCCCGCTGAATTCCCAGTCACcaagagaggaggaagggagagtagCGGGAGGAAGCACTCATAGCAGACCCCGCCTCGCCCACTGCCTCCGCCCACCAACCCAGCTGAGTAGTCTTCTTTCCATATACACGAAGAAAGGCCCGCGAGCAGCCTTGGATGAGGCACCCCAGCTGCCACACTTGAAAATCCCCCAGAGCACGTGGGCTAGCAGGTGTGGTCAGCACAGAACAGGAGCAACTCCCATGAGCTGCCACTCACCCTAAGATACACCCCAGCCACCCATGCCCTGCCCTGAACTTACCCCATCTTTTGTATACTTGAAGCTCACATTTTGCACCATAATGACAGGCGGAGGGATCTTGCCACATGGTGGGAAATAAAATGACAGTGTCTAGGAAGAAAAGAGGGCATTTATCAAGTTGGCTCCTTTCTTATCCACCTCACCTTAGGCCACCCAACCCCACCCAATCACACCCCACCCTATCACACCCCACCTTATCGCTCACGACCCTCTCTGTCAGTCCTGATGCCATCATTTTCTGTAGCGTCTTCTCCTTGCTCTGGGCCTGCCGGGCCAGCTTGGCACTGCCATGACCAAACCTCGCAATGTAGTTCTAAAAAAGACCAAAGAGAGCTTGGAGTATGTGCAGGCGCTCAACAATTCATCTTCAATCCAGGGTAAAAATGGTGATCGTAACTTCTTCCCGACCTCCTCCATCACTACCGCTTCTCGAAATGCCCTCATCCGAGCCCCCTGCTTCTTTCAGACAGGAGGCCATGAGCCTGACTCTGCAGTCTCCCTACCTTCATGTGTGCAATCTGATCTTGCTCCCAGTGAAACCTCTTCATCTGGTTCTCCTCCAGCTCTAGCCGCGTCTTCACGTACTGATCATAATTACCCTGCATGGAAATGTGCCAGGCAAGGCAGGCAGCTTTAACCAGGGTTTCAATCCTGGATTCTCACTCAGAGTTTAAGGGGATGAGGGATGGCACTAACTTGGCCCTGGCTCTAAGGCTGTGCAGTAAGAAGAGAGGACGTGCATTACAGAAGCATATCCTAACATCAAATCAGAGTCTTTTCAATTCTATGCCCCTCGCTCAGCCCAGCCAGGGCCAGGCTCCAGCGCAAATCCTTAGGTTAGCTAGAAAGACACCTGTGGCACTGGGAATAGTCCTGAAAATCACAGTCATACAGACGTCACGAGGCTCAGAGCCTTCCAATACCACCTCCTATTCCTCCTCCGGCCCCTAGAGGCTGAAGCCCCACAAAAGACTGCAAGAGCTGTCTCCAGAGGGGAAAACAGACCATTCAGATTTAGAAGCTGACAAACCCTGCATAAGTGGACTACCATGGTTTCTATCTGCAAACAAAAACTGGACTCAAGCTAAATATCCATCAGAAAGGGCCTAACAAGTTACAGGATAAACACATAacgaaatactatgcagtcacTGAAAAGATTGTGATTGATTTATATATACTCACATGGAAAGCAGTCCAAAatatactaaatttaaaaaagcaacctacagaatgattattaaaattgtaactgtggccaggtgcagtggctcacacctgtaatcccagcactttgggaggctgaggtgggtggatcacttgaggccaggagtttgagagcagcctagccaacatggcgaaaccccgtctctactaaagatataaaaattagctgggtatggtggcatgtgcctgtggtctcagctacttgggagggtgaggtgggaggatcgcttgaacctgggaggcagaagttgcagtgagccagtatcacgccactggactccagcctgggtgacagagacagaccccATCTCGagaaaaaagaggccgggtgcggtggctcacgcctgtaatcccagcactttgggaggccgaggcaggcggatcatgaggtcaagagagggagaccatcctggccaatatggtgaaaccccatctctactaaaaatacaaaaattagctgggtgtggtggcacgcgcctgtagtcccagctactcaggaagccgaggcaggagagtcccttgaacctgggaggtggaggttgcagtgagcccagatcgcgccactgcactccagcctggcaatggagcaagattccatctcaaaaaaaaaaaaaaaaaagctgcaattgtataaaaagaaaaagattacgtATACATGACATTTTCTACAAATGTGTGCAAGTATACATGAAGTTTCTGGAAGGCTATATTAAAAACTAATACTCCTATGACTATGAATGAAGAGGACATCAATCGTTAGTTTCTTACAtgctttttgaaatataaaatgaaaaggcaaggcACAACAGTGGGCTATTGAGATCCTGACCCCCATTCTCCTGTGGTCATGGGAGGTGGGGTAAATGTGTAGAGTGAAGCAGAATTAAGAAGGCATTCAAGAAGGCAGAGGGAGGCctcgtgtggtggctcatgcctgttatcccagcactttgggaggctgaggcgggcagatcacctgaagtcaagagttcaagaccagcctggccaacatggcaaaatcccgtctctactaaaaatacaaaaactagccagacatggtagtgcatgcctgtagtcccagctactcagaaggctgaggtacaagaatcgcttgaattcaggaagtagaggttgcagtgagctgagatcatgccagcctgggtgacggaatgagattctgtttccagaaaaaaagaggCAAGGCAGATGAGAGCAGGGCCTGCCTGGTCACCGTGAAAAGTCAACTTCTTTGCCACAAGGCAAACATACACCTTGTGTGCACAGGCTGCCAATCCATGGCCTATGGCCTGAAAGCAATGACTTTGGGATTAAAATAAAACAGGTGGTAGGACTCCTTGTCCATATCTTTTCATAGCAATAGGTAGAAAGGAGCTAATAGGtaggtctgcttttttttttttgagatggagtcttgctctgtcacccaggctggagtgcagtggtgtgatctcagctcactgcaacctctgcctccagggttcaagtgattctcctgcctcagcttcccaagtagctgggactacaggcacctgccaccacgcctggctatttttttttgtatttttagtagagacagggtttcaccatattggccaggctggtctcaaactcctgacctcaagtgacccacccacctcggcctcccaaagtgctgggattataggcatgagccaccacaccagccttttttttttttttaagagaatttcAGAGAATTGGTATACACAGAGATTACCAGAAGAAGCCGAGGCCCACTCACCGTATAATACTTCAGTTTCTTGTTGTGCATGTGAATGATATTGGTACAGACACCATTCAGAAAATCCTGGGAATGGGAGACGAGGACCAAGATGCGCTTAAAACTGTAAAGCCAAAGAACCAATTAGTGAAGATCTCAACCATGGGAGCTAGCTGACAACAGGTGAACTGAAAGTCAGGCCCATCCTCATCCCTAAGCACCTTTTAGATGTGTTGTCCAATTCCTGGCTGTTAGCAAGCACCTAAGCCACCACTGGACAATCTAACTGTAAGGGTATTTGGACGCCTTTCAGTGTGGCGAGACAGCCTGAGTTTCCTCAATCTTCTGTTCTAATTTTCAACAGAATGGGATGGAGACGGTAGTAACAGTGATAGTAAACAGAAACGTGTATGTACACAAATACACCCACGAATGTATCCAAAACTGTGGGTGGGAAGAACTGgtacagacacaataaaaaacaaaatgctttaCTTTTTGAAAGAAGGTACTAAGTCACTGTACCACTAAAAGCCTTCTTTTAAAATTGGTACAATATTCCAGCTTATTCAGTTCTTTAGCTGTAGGACCATGACCATATTGGCTATATTTTCCTTTGTCACTGCATCATGATCTTAGATGGAAGACCTCTTTTTAGCTTtatacaattaagaaaaaaaatctttaattaagATCTTGAATTTGAAATATGGACAAAACcaacaaggattttttaaaaaaaaaaaaaagctcataaatttcaaactaaagaaaaacaatcaaacGAAAAGGCCAGCCCTAAACAGCCCTAAAGGTGCTCACTGCTCGTCCAAGAAAGTGAACTCTGTCCTTCCTTCAGTTCCTTTCTCACCGCTCTAACATCAGTGCAGTTTCTGGGCATCCATTTTCTAGATTCCCCCTTTGGGACCTGCCCGCTCACATCCCCCATTCCACCCTCTTACGTTTTTAGCTCTTCTTCCAACCACACGCAAGCATCTAGGTCCAGGTGGTTGGTAGGCTCATCCAGGAGCAGCATGAAGGGCCGAATAAAGAGGGCTCTGAAGGACGGTAAAGGAGACAGAAGCACCTCAGAATTATAATGGATGTGACACAGGACGGGACAAACTTGCCTGCTACAAGCAATTCTGAGTAGGCTCCTGGCTTGAGTCTTGAAATCAATTTTAGGCTCTATACCTCAGAGGGAAAAGGAGAAGCAGGACAGAAACAACAGTCGAAGAGAAGAGATTAAAGAGTAGAATACAGGGCTCAGAAGCATATAAGGACAGTTCGAGGCAAGGCTGTAGAAGTCTTTATGAGTTTATGAGCCTTGTGCACTGAAGTTGGAGACTACGgagaagacaaaaaaatacagaggaaATAAACTGCTAAAACAAATTAGACCTATCTGAAGGTCTGAAGATTGACCTATCTCGTCGGGTGGCCAGAGTCTAGCAAGGGATAGACTCTAAAGCTCTGGTTCCCAAAccagaaatctgtgtttttaaaagctcCTTGGGTGAACCGGAGGCAGCTAATCCTTGCTAGCATGTGGAACCACTGTGCTTATGCTCTAAGGCACATGCAGGCAACTTTCTAGAGAAGTATATCAAGTCTTATAAATTCCCTTCACAGAGAATGATGGGGCAAGGAATTACCTGTTTAGTGACTCTGGGGGGATTATTGGGGGAATGCTGGTCAATGGAAACTCACTTTGAGTCCAGGCCACAAGAGAATAAGAACGACAGCTATCATAATAGCCGTCTAACATTTTATCTTTACAGCTGGAATTAGCAGGACTAGAGTACAAAAAGGGTGGAAAGGGAATCCTGGTGGGAGGACAGAAACAGACCTACTCCACCGTTTTACCTAGGACTACCCCTAGGATCTCTAAACTCTGTGCTGGGTGCTAAGAATCCAATAGAAAACTGAGTCACTCTACCACTTCAGCGAGGAAGCTCTCTCTCTAGCCCATACACAACAACCCCCTCCACACTGCAGATGTCCATGTCTCATTTGACACTTACCACTGACTCCTGTTCCAAACAGTTCCACTGGAGTGAACACTAAACACTGGAGAGATGGGGCAGTTATGGGGgtagggaagaagggagggactCACCTGGCAAGGGCAACCCTCATCCTCCAGCCCCCACTGAAGTCTTTTAGCTTCTTGCGCTGCATGGCAGGTGTGAAACCCAGTCCATGCAAGATCCGCGAGGCCCTCATCTCTGCCTTGTCGGCATCCAGCTCCTCCAGGCGCTCGTAGAGCTCCATGAGCTTCTCACACTCCGCTGTGGACAGTGTATGGCCATGAGGCTCCTGGGGGCCTTTCTGGGAGGACGCCCACCCCTATGCCCAGGTCTGGAGCCCTACCATCCTCATGAGCCAGCCGCTCTGCCTCTTTCTCCAGCATGGCCCGCTCTGTGTCGACTTCCATCACACAATGCAAGGGTGTCTTGTCACTAGGGGGCATCTCTCGAGTCAGATGGTAGATGTCGATGTGCTCAGGGATGGGCACTTCACGCTTCCCAATAGCAGAGAGCAGCATGGACTTTCCTGAGAGGGGAGAGCAGCAGA
This genomic interval from Gorilla gorilla gorilla isolate KB3781 chromosome 6, NHGRI_mGorGor1-v2.1_pri, whole genome shotgun sequence contains the following:
- the ABCF2 gene encoding ATP-binding cassette sub-family F member 2 → MPSDLAKKKAAKKKEAAKARQRPRKGHEENGDVVTEPQVTEKNEANGRETTEVDLLTKELEDFEMKKAAARAVTGVLASHPNSTDVHIINLSLTFHGQELLSDTKLELNSGRRYGLIGLNGIGKSMLLSAIGKREVPIPEHIDIYHLTREMPPSDKTPLHCVMEVDTERAMLEKEAERLAHEDAECEKLMELYERLEELDADKAEMRASRILHGLGFTPAMQRKKLKDFSGGWRMRVALARALFIRPFMLLLDEPTNHLDLDACVWLEEELKTFKRILVLVSHSQDFLNGVCTNIIHMHNKKLKYYTGNYDQYVKTRLELEENQMKRFHWEQDQIAHMKNYIARFGHGSAKLARQAQSKEKTLQKMMASGLTERVVSDKTLSFYFPPCGKIPPPVIMVQNVSFKYTKDGPCIYNNLEFGIDLDTRVALVGPNGAGKSTLLKLLTGELLPTDGMIRKHSHVKIGRYHQHLQEQLDLDLSPLEYMMKCYPEIKEKEEMRKIIGRYGLTGKQQVSPIRNLSDGQKCRVCLAWLAWQNPHMLFLDEPTNHLDIETIDALADAINEFEGGMMLVSHDFRLIQQVAQEIWVCEKQTITRWPGDILAYKEHLKSKLVDEEPQLTKRTHNV